Genomic window (Pirellulales bacterium):
CTGTTCAAAGGCACACGCGAGGGTGAAAAGCGGCCGGTATCGTAGAAGGCTACAGGCTGAAGGCTACAGACTACACGACGCGCAAGCGTCCGTCGCCTTCGTATCTGTAGCCTGTAGTCTTCAGCCTGTAGCCTCCTCCCAATGCCCCACGCCGATCTCGAACGCGAAATTCTCGATTTTGTCGGCGCGGCGGGCTATCGGCCTGTCAAGCCGCGGGTGATCGCCAAGCATCTTCATATTTCCGAAGAAGAGCGGCACGACTTCAAACGGCTGCTCAAGCGGCTCATCAAGGCCGGCCGACTCGCCTACGGGCCCAGCCACCTGATCATGCCGATTGCGCTCGCCGAAAAGGGCAACGCTCTGGCGGAATCGTCGGTTCGCAGTTCAACGGCGGCCAGTGAGGAAGACGGGGGCGGCGATTCAGAAGCTGGCCCGCTGCTCCCCGGACCATCGGTCGCGATGGGCAAGCGCGGACCGAATCTTGTTACGGGCGTTTTTCGCCGCGCGCAAGCCGGGTTTGGATTCGTCCGTCCGGCCGGCTCCGCACCGGGAGCGGACCGCAAGCTCGATATCTTCATTCCCGCCGATCGCACGCTCGACGCTTCTTCCGGCGACACCGTGCTCGTGCGCTTGCAAAAGCAGCGCGATGTTCGCCGCCCGAATCCGCAAGGCGATATTGTCGAAGTCGTCGAACGCGACACGCATCAATTCGTCGGCACCTATTTCGAATCGGCCGGCAGCGCGTTCGTGCAAGTCGATGGCACGGTGTTCAGCCGGCCCGTGCTGCTCGGCGATCCCGGCGCCAAAAACGCCCGGCCCGACGACAAAGTCGTGTTCGAGATGATCCGCTTTCCATCGCATGTGCACGATGGCGAGGGCGTGATCACCGAAGTGCTTGGCGGGCGCGGCGAGCCCGGCGTCGACACACTGTCGATCATTCGCGAGTATGGCTTGCCCGAGCATTTTGCCGACGATGTGCTCGAAGACGCTCGCCATCAGGCGGATCGGTTCAGCGAAGAGATTCATCCGCCGCGCGTCGATCTGACCAGCGAGACCGTGATCACGATCGATCCGGTCGATGCCCGCGATTTCGACGACGCGATTTCGCTCGTGCGGCTGTCGAATGGGCATTGGAAATTGGGCGTGCATATCGCCGACGTGTCGCACTTCGTGCGGCCGCGTTCGCCGCTGGATCGCGAAGCACTCAACCGCGGAACGAGCGTTTATTTGCCCGACCGCGTGATCCCGATGCTGCCCGAGATTCTCTCTAACGGCCTGGCGAGCCTGCAGCCGGACAAAGTCCGGTTCACCAAAAGCGTATTCATCGAATTCACAGCCGATGGGGCGCGCGTGGCCGCCGATCCGCACTCGGCAGCGATCCGCAGTTGCCGGCGATTCAGCTACGAAGAGGTTGATAGCTTCTTGGCCGACCGCGAGGCTTGGAAAAGCCGGTTGACGCCCGAGGTGCATTCGCTGCTGGAGCGGATGCACGAATTGGCAATGATCCTGCGCGAGCGGCGATTTCGCCGCGGGGCGCTCGAATTGACGATGAAAGAGGTGAAGGTCGATCTGGATGCCGATGGCCGGGTGTCGGGAGCGCATGTCGTCGAGAACACCGAGAGCCACCAGATCATCGAAGAATTCATGCTCTCGGCAAACGAAGCCGTGGCCGAAATTTTGTACGCCGCCGGTCTGCCATTTCTCCGCCGCGTGCATTCCGATCCCGATCCGCGCAAGCTCAAGGCCCTCGACGAATTCGTCGCCGCGATGGGTTTTCAAACCGAAAGCCTGCAAAGCCGCTTCGCCCTGCAAGCGCTGCTGAAATTGGTCGACGGCAAACCCGAGCAGCACGCCGTGAACTATGCCGTCTTGCGCAGCCTGCAGCGGGCAATTTACAGTCCGATCGAAGAGGGGCACTACGCGCTGGCGAGCGATTGCTATTGCCACTTCACATCGCCGATTCGCCGCTATCCAGACCTTACGATTCACCGTCTGCTGGAACACTTGCTGCACGGCAAGAAATCGCCCGGCAGCATGCCCGAATTGGTCGCCCTTGGGGAGCATTGCTCGGATCGTGAGCAACGGGCCGAAGCCGCCGAACGCGAGTTGACCAAGCTCAAGCTGCTGATCTACATGCAGAACCGCATCGGCGAGGAGATGGACGCGGTGGTGACCGGGGTCGAGGAGTTCGGGCTGTTTGCCGAGGGAATTCGCATTCCGGCCGAAGGATTGATCCGCGTCGCGTCGCTGGCCGACGACCGCTACCGCTACGACCGCACGACGCACACGCTCACCGGCTATCGCGCCGGCAATAGTTTCCGGTTGGGCGACCGCGTGCGCGTGAGCGTGGCCCGGGTCGACATCGACCGCCGCGAACTCGATTTCCGGCTCGTAGACCGCGGCCGCCGTGCGGCGGCAATAAAGGTGCGCGACAAGAAGACCAATGTCTCTCGCAACGGCACCAAGAAACGGCGCAAACACTGAGCGAGTTGGCGAAGCGAGGTGTCGGGATAGCCAACGTAGCAGGCATACTCCGTGTGCCGTCGGCGCTGCTCATTGCGCGACGCATTGCGGAGCGCGGACGGCACACGGAGTGTGCCTGCTACAATAGGGCTACATCGCAGTCGGCCGAGTTTCGCGTCCCCCTGGCAGGCACAACCCAAACGGATACAATACCAGCGGTTGTGGGCCGATTGCCGCCAGACTCTTTGATCTTCCGTGCCGTTCCATCGATGCCTGCCACGCTGATGAATCCGCCGCTGGCCAAAACGCCGCTCTCCGATTGGCACGTCGGCCATCGCGGCCGCATGGTCGATTTCGCCGGCTGGTCGATGCCGGTGCAATACGAATCGATCGTCGCCGAGCATGAGGCAGTGCGGCATGCGGTCGGGTTGTTCGATATTTCGCACATGGGCCGGCTCACGTTTGCCGGCCCCGGCGCCACCGAATTTCTCGATTCGCTGCTGACGCGCCGCGTCGCCGACATGCAACCGGGCCAAATCCGCTATAGTCTGGTCACCAACGACTCCGGCGGAATTCTCGACGATGTGCTGCTGTATCGCTTGCAAGATCCGTCCGCGGCCGAACAAGCGCCGGGCGAAAACCAGGTTCCGTATTTGCTTGTCGTCAACGCCAGCAATCGCCAAAAAATTCTGGACTGGATCGCGGCCCATCTGCTCCCGAGTGGCGTCGTTTGCTGCGACGAAACGTTTTCCACCGCCATGATCGCCGTGCAGGGCCCCGCGGCGCGAAAGCTGGTGATGGATGTTCTCCATCCCGGCTTGAACGCGATGCGCTATTACTACGGCAAGAGCGTCGGCCACGGCGGTGAATTGAGCGTCGTCAGCCGCACCGGCTATACGGGCGAAGACGGCTTCGAATTGATCGTGCCGGCCGCCGGCGCGGCGGATCTGTGGGAAAAGCTGTTGACGGCCGGCCAATCCGTGGGCGCCGTTCCGGTCGGACTGGGAGCGCGCGACACACTGCGACTCGAGGCCGCGATGCCGCTGTATGGCCATGAGCTGTCGGAATCGATCGATCCGTTCACGTCCGGACTCGATTTCGCCGTGAATCTCGAAGGCCGCAATTTTCCCGGCCGCGACGCGTTGGCCCAAATCGCAAGCCGGCCTCGCCAGCGAGTGCGCGTGGGGTTGGAACTTGCCTGCAAGCGCGTGCCGCGAGAGGGTTATGGAATTCGACGAAGTTCAAAAGCAAGCGACGATAATGTGATTGGCGAAATTTCCAGCGGCACGTTTTCACCGACGCTCAAGCGGCCGATCGCGATGGGCTACGTGAGGGCCGAATTTTCCCAACCGGGCACAGAATTGACCATCGATATCCGCGGCCAATTAGAGCCGGCCCGCGTCGTGCCGCTGCCGCTTTATCGCCGCCCGAAAACGAACTAACCATCTTTGCAACCCGAAGGCCGATGCCGTGAATCCCGAACAACTGCGTTTCGCAAAAACCCACGAATGGGTTCACGTCGAGCCAGATAGCCAAGGCCAACAGGTCGCCACGCTCGGCGTTTCTTCCTTCGCGGTCGAAGCGCTCACCGACTTGGTGTTCATGCAATTGCCCGAGGTCGGCCGGCAGGTGAAGCCTGGGCAATCGGTCGGCGAGATTGAATCGGTCAAGGCCGTGAGCGATTTATATAGCCCGGTCGGCGGCAAAGTCGTGGCCGTCAACACCGATTTGCCCAATCATCTGGAAACGCTTTCCAGCGACCCCTACGGCGCCGGCTGGATGGTAAAAATCCAACTCGACGATCCGAAGCAACTCGACTCGCTGATGGACTACGCGACCTATCAAGCCCAATGCGCCGAGGAAGGACACTAAAGCAAACGGCGAATGACGAAGAAGGCTAAAGGATTGAGACTACAGGACGCGAGTCCCCTTATCTTCGTCCCTGTCGCCGGTAGCCTATTTCAGACATTCGTCATTAGAAATTAGACATTTTGATGTCCTACATTCTCAACACACCGGACGATCAGCAAGCGATGCTCGCGGCGATTGGCGTCGCGTCGATCGAAGAGCTGTTTGCGCAGGTGCCGGCCGAATTGCGGCTGCGGCGGCCGCTGGATCTCCCGCCGGCGCTCGATGAGATGGAACTCACGGCCCACATGGCCGAGTTGGCGGGCCAAAATGTCGCCGCGGGGCAAAAAATTTGCTTCCTGGGGGGCGGCAGCTACGACCATTTCATCCCTGCCGTGGTCGACTATGTCGCCGGCCGCGGTGAGTTTTACACTTCCTACACCCCCTACCAGCCCGAGGCCAGCCAAGGCAACCTGCAAGTCTTTTTCGAATATCAAACGCTGATCACGCAACTGACCGGCATGGATGTGTCGAACGCCAGCATGTACGACGGCGGCAGCGCGGCAGCGGAAGCCGTGTTGATGTGCATCGCGGCAACGGGCCGCCGCGGAAGCGTCGTCGTGCCCGAAAACTTGCATCCCGAATATCGGCAAACGATCGCCACGTATTTGTCGAACCTCGACGTGCGGCTGCATACGGTCGCGACGCCGGACGGCACGACCGGCGCCGAGCTGCTGGCCCGCTCGATCGGCGACGACACGGCCTGTGTCGTGATCCAGCAGCCGAACTTTTTCGGTTGCGTCGAAGACCTGCAATCGCTCGTCCAAGCGGCCCACGAGCGCGGCGCGATGGTCGTGGCGGCAGTCGACCCGATCAGTCTCGGATTGCTCCGTCGGCCCGGCGAATTTGGCGTCGATATCGTTGTTGCCGAAGGGCAATCGCTCGGCACGCCGATGCAATTCGGCGGGCCCTACTTGGGCATCATGGCGTGCAGCGAAAAATTCGTTCGCCGCATGCCGGGCCGCATCGCCGGGCAGACGGTCGATCGCCGCGGCAATCGCTGCTGGGTGCTGACATTGCAAACCCGCGAGCAACACATCCGCCGCGAAAAAGCCACCAGCAATATCTGCACGAATCAGGGCCTTTTCGCGCTTCGAGCAACCGTGTATCTCGCCGCGCTCGGCCCGCAGGGCTTGCGCGAAACGGCCGAGGCGTGCCTGCGAAAAGCGAACTACGCCCGCGGCCGATTGACGCAGACGGGCCGCCTGAGCGCGGCATTCGATGCGCCGGTGTTCAAGGAATTCGTCGTCCGCGATGGTGACCGCGGCGTGCAATCGCTCGTGGCCGATGCGCTGCAGGCCGGCTTTTTCGCCGGCGTGCCGCTGGGTGGGTGGTATCCAAGGCTGTCGGATTGCCTGCTGGTGACCGTCACGGAAAAGCGGACCCGCCGCGAAATCGACGCACTGGCCAATTGCGTCAGCCAGCCCAACCGTCGCCAAGAAATGGTTGACGCGTAAACACTAGCCCGAAGCGT
Coding sequences:
- the rnr gene encoding ribonuclease R — translated: MPHADLEREILDFVGAAGYRPVKPRVIAKHLHISEEERHDFKRLLKRLIKAGRLAYGPSHLIMPIALAEKGNALAESSVRSSTAASEEDGGGDSEAGPLLPGPSVAMGKRGPNLVTGVFRRAQAGFGFVRPAGSAPGADRKLDIFIPADRTLDASSGDTVLVRLQKQRDVRRPNPQGDIVEVVERDTHQFVGTYFESAGSAFVQVDGTVFSRPVLLGDPGAKNARPDDKVVFEMIRFPSHVHDGEGVITEVLGGRGEPGVDTLSIIREYGLPEHFADDVLEDARHQADRFSEEIHPPRVDLTSETVITIDPVDARDFDDAISLVRLSNGHWKLGVHIADVSHFVRPRSPLDREALNRGTSVYLPDRVIPMLPEILSNGLASLQPDKVRFTKSVFIEFTADGARVAADPHSAAIRSCRRFSYEEVDSFLADREAWKSRLTPEVHSLLERMHELAMILRERRFRRGALELTMKEVKVDLDADGRVSGAHVVENTESHQIIEEFMLSANEAVAEILYAAGLPFLRRVHSDPDPRKLKALDEFVAAMGFQTESLQSRFALQALLKLVDGKPEQHAVNYAVLRSLQRAIYSPIEEGHYALASDCYCHFTSPIRRYPDLTIHRLLEHLLHGKKSPGSMPELVALGEHCSDREQRAEAAERELTKLKLLIYMQNRIGEEMDAVVTGVEEFGLFAEGIRIPAEGLIRVASLADDRYRYDRTTHTLTGYRAGNSFRLGDRVRVSVARVDIDRRELDFRLVDRGRRAAAIKVRDKKTNVSRNGTKKRRKH
- the gcvT gene encoding glycine cleavage system aminomethyltransferase GcvT, with the translated sequence MPATLMNPPLAKTPLSDWHVGHRGRMVDFAGWSMPVQYESIVAEHEAVRHAVGLFDISHMGRLTFAGPGATEFLDSLLTRRVADMQPGQIRYSLVTNDSGGILDDVLLYRLQDPSAAEQAPGENQVPYLLVVNASNRQKILDWIAAHLLPSGVVCCDETFSTAMIAVQGPAARKLVMDVLHPGLNAMRYYYGKSVGHGGELSVVSRTGYTGEDGFELIVPAAGAADLWEKLLTAGQSVGAVPVGLGARDTLRLEAAMPLYGHELSESIDPFTSGLDFAVNLEGRNFPGRDALAQIASRPRQRVRVGLELACKRVPREGYGIRRSSKASDDNVIGEISSGTFSPTLKRPIAMGYVRAEFSQPGTELTIDIRGQLEPARVVPLPLYRRPKTN
- the gcvH gene encoding glycine cleavage system protein GcvH → MNPEQLRFAKTHEWVHVEPDSQGQQVATLGVSSFAVEALTDLVFMQLPEVGRQVKPGQSVGEIESVKAVSDLYSPVGGKVVAVNTDLPNHLETLSSDPYGAGWMVKIQLDDPKQLDSLMDYATYQAQCAEEGH
- the gcvPA gene encoding aminomethyl-transferring glycine dehydrogenase subunit GcvPA, which translates into the protein MSYILNTPDDQQAMLAAIGVASIEELFAQVPAELRLRRPLDLPPALDEMELTAHMAELAGQNVAAGQKICFLGGGSYDHFIPAVVDYVAGRGEFYTSYTPYQPEASQGNLQVFFEYQTLITQLTGMDVSNASMYDGGSAAAEAVLMCIAATGRRGSVVVPENLHPEYRQTIATYLSNLDVRLHTVATPDGTTGAELLARSIGDDTACVVIQQPNFFGCVEDLQSLVQAAHERGAMVVAAVDPISLGLLRRPGEFGVDIVVAEGQSLGTPMQFGGPYLGIMACSEKFVRRMPGRIAGQTVDRRGNRCWVLTLQTREQHIRREKATSNICTNQGLFALRATVYLAALGPQGLRETAEACLRKANYARGRLTQTGRLSAAFDAPVFKEFVVRDGDRGVQSLVADALQAGFFAGVPLGGWYPRLSDCLLVTVTEKRTRREIDALANCVSQPNRRQEMVDA